Proteins from a genomic interval of Lycium ferocissimum isolate CSIRO_LF1 chromosome 2, AGI_CSIRO_Lferr_CH_V1, whole genome shotgun sequence:
- the LOC132039209 gene encoding protein REVEILLE 1-like isoform X2, producing MLRSFSQRFTALIYPHYIYMPPFEVVRESNSGDASSVKPIEIPPPRPKRKPVHPYPRKLAIPVKSGTLVPEKSTRSLSPNMSTSEQENQSPTSVLSAHGSDALGSGSASPVSSAGGGNSGGFVLSETPNSILEDSSLPAQANASTNPENQACVKLELFPQDDDFVKEGSAETTSTQCLKLFGKTVLFSESQKRFSPTSGTCKIEKDMNDEAALPAVSWNVTPMKFTAASDSECASSTLNLGTPAPFYCLPSQNENQWPTRCASSAFMPWGSSCASSASFSCIQVLNPIPVKGRPIFNDKDMEDKQNQKEGSSTGSNTEPVSAEMGGDNKNMDVEAQSSGKDLSSFRPNETPSLARRASSTKRIKGFVPYKRCLAESGINCSMLSGEESEEQRTRLCL from the exons ATGCTCAGAAGTTTTTCTCAAAGGTTTACTGCTCTTATATACCCCCATTATATCTATATGCCGCCTTTTGAA GTTGTTCGTGAATCGAATAGTGGTGATGCAAGCTCTGTGAAGCCAATTGAGATTCCTCCTCCTCGGCCTAAAAGAAAACCAGTGCACCCTTATCCACGTAAATTGGCTATTCCAGTTAAAAGTGGAACCCTAGTCCCCGAGAAATCGACGAGGTCTCTCTCACCTAATATGTCTACGTCTGAACAAGAGAACCAGTCTCCGACTTCTGTGTTGTCTGCACATGGTTCAGATGCACTTGGCAGTGGTAGCGCATCACCTGTTTCATCAGCTGGTGGTGGAAATTCTGGTGGTTTTGTACTTTCTGAAACACCGAATTCCATCCTGGAAGATAGCTCTTTGCCTGCCCAAGCAAATGCTAGTACAAATCCGGAGAACCAGGCTTGCGTG AAACTAGAGTTGTTTCCCCAAGATGACGATTTTGTTAAAGAAGGCTCAGCTGAGACGACTTCTACTCAATGTCTGAAGCTATTTGGTAAAACTGTGCTATTTTCCGAATCTCAGAAACGTTTCAGTCCAACTTCTGGGACGTGCAAAATAGAGAAAGACATGAATGATGAAGCAGCATTGCCAGCAGTTTCTTGGAACGTAACACCAATGAAATTTACTGCTGCTTCTGATTCAGAATGTGCGTCAAGTACCTTAAATCTTGGAACCCCCGCACCATTTTATTGCTTGCCATCACAAAATGAAAACCAATGGCCTACCAGATGTGCTTCTTCCGCTTTTATGCCATGGGGATCATCATGTGCATCATCTGCGTCATTTTCTTGCATTCAAGTGCTTAACCCAATCCCAGTAAAGGGGCGTCCAATCTTCAATGACAAAGATATGGAAGATAAACAAAATCAGAAAGAAGGATCTTCCACTGGCTCCAACACTGAACCAGTAAGTGCAGAAATGGGAGGAGATAATAAGAACATGGATGTCGAAGCTCAGAGTAGTGGAAAAGACCTGTCCTCCTTTAGACCTAATGAAACCCCTAGCTTGGCGCGAAGAGCGAGTTCCACCAAGCGCATTAAGGGTTTCGTTCCTTACAAGAGATGCTTAGCCGAAAGCGGCATCAACTGCTCAATGCTAAGTGGCGAGGAAAGCGAAGAGCAACGAACCCGCCTTTGCTTGTAG
- the LOC132039209 gene encoding protein REVEILLE 1-like isoform X1, which produces MVSTGMADQDQSGESGVDSIHSSRNRISSDVGASSTRSSQLKEQVASADEYALKVRKPYTITKQRERWTEEEHKKFLEALKLYGRAWRRIEEHVGTKTAVQIRSHAQKFFSKVVRESNSGDASSVKPIEIPPPRPKRKPVHPYPRKLAIPVKSGTLVPEKSTRSLSPNMSTSEQENQSPTSVLSAHGSDALGSGSASPVSSAGGGNSGGFVLSETPNSILEDSSLPAQANASTNPENQACVKLELFPQDDDFVKEGSAETTSTQCLKLFGKTVLFSESQKRFSPTSGTCKIEKDMNDEAALPAVSWNVTPMKFTAASDSECASSTLNLGTPAPFYCLPSQNENQWPTRCASSAFMPWGSSCASSASFSCIQVLNPIPVKGRPIFNDKDMEDKQNQKEGSSTGSNTEPVSAEMGGDNKNMDVEAQSSGKDLSSFRPNETPSLARRASSTKRIKGFVPYKRCLAESGINCSMLSGEESEEQRTRLCL; this is translated from the exons atggtATCTACAGGAATGGCTGATCAG GATCAAAGTGGAGAAAGTGGGGTGGACTCGATCCATTCCAGCAGGAATCGAATTTCATCAGATGTGGGAGCATCATCAACAAGGAGCAGCCAGCTGAAAGAGCAAGTTGCTTCTGCAGATGAATATGCTCTCAAG GTCAGGAAACCATACACCATTACAAAGCAAAGGGAACGGTGGACAGAAGAAGAGCATAAAAAGTTCCTTGAGGCTTTAAAACTGTATGGTAGGGCATGGAGGCGTATAGAAG AGCATGTGGGTACAAAGACTGCAGTACAGATAAGAAGCCATGCTCAGAAGTTTTTCTCAAAG GTTGTTCGTGAATCGAATAGTGGTGATGCAAGCTCTGTGAAGCCAATTGAGATTCCTCCTCCTCGGCCTAAAAGAAAACCAGTGCACCCTTATCCACGTAAATTGGCTATTCCAGTTAAAAGTGGAACCCTAGTCCCCGAGAAATCGACGAGGTCTCTCTCACCTAATATGTCTACGTCTGAACAAGAGAACCAGTCTCCGACTTCTGTGTTGTCTGCACATGGTTCAGATGCACTTGGCAGTGGTAGCGCATCACCTGTTTCATCAGCTGGTGGTGGAAATTCTGGTGGTTTTGTACTTTCTGAAACACCGAATTCCATCCTGGAAGATAGCTCTTTGCCTGCCCAAGCAAATGCTAGTACAAATCCGGAGAACCAGGCTTGCGTG AAACTAGAGTTGTTTCCCCAAGATGACGATTTTGTTAAAGAAGGCTCAGCTGAGACGACTTCTACTCAATGTCTGAAGCTATTTGGTAAAACTGTGCTATTTTCCGAATCTCAGAAACGTTTCAGTCCAACTTCTGGGACGTGCAAAATAGAGAAAGACATGAATGATGAAGCAGCATTGCCAGCAGTTTCTTGGAACGTAACACCAATGAAATTTACTGCTGCTTCTGATTCAGAATGTGCGTCAAGTACCTTAAATCTTGGAACCCCCGCACCATTTTATTGCTTGCCATCACAAAATGAAAACCAATGGCCTACCAGATGTGCTTCTTCCGCTTTTATGCCATGGGGATCATCATGTGCATCATCTGCGTCATTTTCTTGCATTCAAGTGCTTAACCCAATCCCAGTAAAGGGGCGTCCAATCTTCAATGACAAAGATATGGAAGATAAACAAAATCAGAAAGAAGGATCTTCCACTGGCTCCAACACTGAACCAGTAAGTGCAGAAATGGGAGGAGATAATAAGAACATGGATGTCGAAGCTCAGAGTAGTGGAAAAGACCTGTCCTCCTTTAGACCTAATGAAACCCCTAGCTTGGCGCGAAGAGCGAGTTCCACCAAGCGCATTAAGGGTTTCGTTCCTTACAAGAGATGCTTAGCCGAAAGCGGCATCAACTGCTCAATGCTAAGTGGCGAGGAAAGCGAAGAGCAACGAACCCGCCTTTGCTTGTAG